CGCCTCCGTCCAGCGACACCACCCCTTCTGTTCTattccccatcggccggcgacccCACCTCCCAAATTCCAGCTCCTCTCATTTCGTCGTTCTCCTTCACGcgcaacaccaagccgcggcgttcTCTTCGTTCGAGCGcagccgtcgcgccacctccggccaccatttattcaccacttcatccttgacctcctagtaacccaatggacccaaccccagctccgatccgtcaccggtgaagcacatccaaccccatttccgatttgggtatttttggcctaaaaccaccatttgcgccgccacccacggcaaaccaccaccatcattggcttcaccgacctctctaggccctaccctatcaatttcgggtcttagtttgtctccgttgaaaagtgggtttttgagacccacggccacagtgtattttacactgttacgttgctgagccgccacttcttgcagcttcgtgatccttcaaaaattattatatagcactgtaagtatttttccaaagaactttcgtgatttaaatgtatttttacactaacacatattattgtgatctggttggacatgtcggactgagtccgaggagttcgggggtcggatggattatggacggagttgtgtgtttagttggtattgtgaattgttgattgttgtggtgttgtttcatgtatatggcatatttgcacgcatgatcatgtttgtaaatgaaaactggattttcacatgattgcatacatgttcatgtgtttatctgaaaattagattttcatgtgaaatgatttgagtgtgtttgaaacgactagattgactggtttgagaaaaaggaaaagagactgtatggatggtggtaagtagggatggtggttgtgtcccgcctgtgattcctgcctacggtgcacgcggtatggatggtggtaagcagggatggtggtatagtcccgcatgtgattcccgcctacagtgctctgataagtattcatggtgtgtgataagtattcattttgtgtaataagtattcattgtgtggaaaagaactgtagggatggtggtagttCTGCTTGTGATTcttgcctacggtgcacgcggtagggatggtgataagcagagatggtggttgtgtctcgcctatgattcctgcctacggtgcacgcggtagggatggtggtaagcagagacggtggtagagtcccgcctgcgatttcgcctacagtgtccgataaatggtttgttttgtgtgaatcattttctaggaaaatgacagacaatgtttttgggccaaaattgaattttggcgtgtgttggaaataatcatttttgggaaaaaacggtattttatggctaagtggattttgtcatatgaatgcatgttggttgcattaatatgtttttatcccgagagttgtttggtttatacttacttgtGGTATCATTTTatagtatcgcagattttgatgcagatgaggatgacgagccttagcttggctccgttggtagAGTGATCTGTGATTGCTCCTATTTatcgagtttcattttttatcaatttatatgttgcctttgtaatatatttgggatgactgtataactctttaaaggtaatttgttttgaatatttgtatttaaatttctggtacttagatgacttatttatattatccgctgcgatttttattgtgcacttttgcatgttgcacacacttgagcacatttcgttgggatgcgtgacccgtgttgtcatcatcttgacgtcacgattcctttgtttttgtacgtgagaGTCGGGGTGTCACAAGAAAGGCCGCATTTCACCACCTATCATAGGAGACATGACCCAAGGGACTGGCGGGAGCAGCTGAGTTAAATGCAATAACTTGACACCCAAAACAATTGGCGGACACCCAAGGCACAAAGGAAACAAAGGCCCCACTAGGTGGGGGATATAAAAGCCTAAATACATGTACAATTTAGACTTGTATTCATCGCAAGCTCTCTCAAGAGATaaaactaacttaggcatcagagatGTCACCCACCCCTCGAACCCTCATGTTTCTTGTGTTGCAAGTTGCATTGAGCTTGTCGGGCCAGGGTGCGAAACACATCCCTAACACGTGCCTTATCCCATCACCTATTTtataagagttattctattctcaagttgGTATATAAAACACGTCattcacatcacttaaatggtgatattttatttatatgatttaaattctaaaatttatttttcaaatcaaattatactatgtaaacattttattaagggcatgtttgagtaataaaatgagatgagaaatctgcgAATAGTAATGAAACggtctatgaatagtagtgaaatgatttgaattaatatgttttattgggttttgaaaaagtatagaggaaaaattgaataaaaatattataaagtaaaatatttttagaatataattttttaatataatttttgttttgaaatttaaaaatttgtattatgttttgtgttttgtttagaagtttgaaaaatttataatgattaaataacgattatatgaaaaaagttaaaaaactaaaattgaaaaatatttgtatttaaatgatgtttggaaataaaattatgataagcTTTGAGATGAGAAGTTATGAGATGTTATCATATCACTTCCCAAACAAGCTAAATGTGTTATCACACCAGTTTAcggatataatttttctttcataaaactcGGGCAAGAGTGAGTAGGATGAATTTGTGTGCGACCCCTCAggcttgtttggttacacagatgagatgagatgataaatctgtgaataatagtgaaatgatttgagttaatatttttatggagttttgagaaaggagaaagaaaaagttaaataaaaaaattataaagtaaaagagggttaaaatataattttttaatataaattttgttttgagatttgaaaatgttgaattattattttttttttgtattttgtttagaagtttgaaaaaattataatgattatgtaatgatttgatgaaaaatttaaaaacttaaaaagttaaaattgaaaaatgatatttgaatgttgagatgagatgagatgatatgatttgaaAAGTTTGTGAAACCAAATCTGGCATGatttaactttattaaaaaattatattttaaccctcttttaactttataatttttttattcgactttttatctcatattttctaaaatcttgtaaaaattttaaggaaaatgatattctcaCCACTGGTTCTTATCGCTCGATATTACTgctggaattttttattttattttttaatttttctttttacttaatgattaagaaaatattttttaataatattttaaatcttttttaaaatatttaaaagtgctaaaaaatatatatatagaaaacaacGTAAAAAGACCAATTATTCTTAACGAGTAGCTCCCAGCAGGAGTTGAGAGCGATCGTAGCACCGTCCAattcttaattcaaatcatttctattattattcataaattattttattactatttatatatttttcgtCCCGTCTCATACAACCGAACCAACCATTTCACACATTCTATCTATAACGCGTCTTTTGTGCTTGAACACACCTCGGAATAGGGCGAGATCTTTTATGTGAATGTCACAACCCGTAATAAGTGTACGGCCTTAGCTCGGAATGGCCAAAGCTCTGGTATTGATTCGAATCATTGAGCAAGTCGACTCGATTCAGCTAGCTCAAGCTGGGAGGCTAAGCTCGGCTAGGCTAGGCTAGGCTAGGCTAGGCTCGGCTCGCCCTTCCTCCGGATAACGACCAAGGTATATTCGGTGTTCCTAGCAATAGCAGTCCGTAGCGATCTATTCTTACCAAAACGAGCGACAAATAGAGAGACTCGAGTTttgtgggagagagagaaagagggagagacaGATGGATTTGGAGGCAGTGGGAGACCTGGCCTTGCACATTATCCTGTCGAAGTTAGGTGCCAAATACACTGCCGTAACGGCTTGCGTCAGCAAGAAGCTGAGGTCTTTTGCCTCGGAGGATTCCCTTTGGTTCAAGTTCTGCTCCCAAGATATTGATCTCAATCAGCCTATTGACCCTCTCGGAAACCCTACCCCTTCTTTCAAGGTTCTCTTTCTCCCTTATACCACCCCCCTCACTCATTTCTAGctagtttctcttcttttatgcTTGTGTCAATTCCAATTCTAGTcccatttcttttatttcaaatcatatttcatacttactatatatatatatacatatttattaattgcGGTGTTTGAAGGAAGAATCGTTGATTGCATTTTATGTTTCTTCGATGGCTAGTGAATTATGGAAAAGTGAATTCTTGGTCCAATTTCAGCAGCCGAAAAAAGATGCGGCGTTTGTCAGTGTATCTATGTTAGAAGGATTTTTGAGGTTCGGAACATGATTTTTCTTACTCCAATTATGATTATATGATCAATTCTGCCTTGAATTTCACTTACTCAAAAATGACGGCAAATAAAGTGTTTTGAATTTCCACTTACGATTTTATTGAGTACCCAGTTGAGAGTAAAACTGTTTGGTTTCATTTTTCATGTAGTGGGGTCTTGGTttggcttttcttttttcactcaACGAGAGGTACGTGGGTTGGTTGGACTGAGTGGGGTGCTTTTCTTTTCAGTCTGAGAAACTTCTTGCCGAAATTTATGTATGGAAAAATTCTTTGACATGACAGCCTGAGTCAAGTTCTGAGGGGTCAATGCTAGACGTTGTTTACTCATACATTTTTCACTCCTTGTCTTGAGATAAACAGGTATGTTAGTAGACCACCCCATCAGCAAAGTCAATTTCTGGTGGTCATATGTTTTGAAGTACTTCGAAGACTTTTTAGTACCTTCCAAAAGAAATAGCTTATGTTAGACGCGGGTTGCCTTCTCTCCAACTTTAAGAGTGACACCTCTATTGGAGTACAGTTTCTACAGTACTGATCAGTGCCATTTCTGAGATGCATACTATTGCTTTTGTATGTGCAGTCAACTCTTCATTTTGAAGTTGAATTGCAGATATTGCCTAAGTTTGTAAGAACATACAATCTAGCTGCAGATCTATGAAGTTAGTTTTAATGCTCTATTAGGTTGTGTTATATCGTGAGGTCATTTCAAGTGACTCTTTTCTTGACTGACctactcttctctctctctctctctctctctctctccaggcGTCTTATCAAATATGGCGGGAAGCTTTCAGTATGTATCCTTGGCTGCTGGTCATACGAGTTAAAAGATGTTGGGGGAGACTTAACAACTGGTTAGACATTAATTTTCCAGAGGCTAAGGCTACACTTCGCACGGGTGTATCGGAAGCTGATATTCAGGAGTTTGAGAGGATCTTGAAAGTAAAATTGCCTCTTCCCACAAGGATCCTTTATCGTTTTTGTGATGGCCAAGAATTTACTTCCAGATCTATGGTAAGTGCACATGGAAGTTCATTGGGCCTCATAGGTGGCTATTCTTTTTATCACCACATTATAAATGTGTATTTGTTACCTTTAAATGAGGTGATTTCCAATACAAAGGTAATTTTGCGTCACCCAAGTTTCTCCAGCAGATCAAAGTATATTGTTGTGGCTGCTTCTTCCACATATGTTGAAAAGTTCTTTTTCCTCAACTGTACCACTGGTCAACTCCATGTTGGTACTGAAAATCTTCCAATTGATGGAGAAATGCTTCCatgcgtgccaaatgcactgATAAATTCAGTGCACGATTTCAATGATGATCAACAGCAGGATGCTATGCTGTTATGGTTAGAAGAACATGGTCGTCGCTTAGAAAATGGTGTCATTAAACTCCATGAAGAGGGTGGTATCAGAAGCATCAGTTTGTTTCCAGAGGAACCTCCATTCTGTTCCACTGCTGTAACCAATGGGGTTAAAGTATGTTAAAATGTAGAAATTGcatatttaaactttttatgCTTTTTTGGCATAGTAAGAAGAACagtaaggcctcgtttggttacacaaatgatatgagaaatatgtgaatagtagtgagatagtttgtgaatggtagtgagatagtttgagttaagatgttttatggggttttgggaaaggagagagaaaatgttgagtaaaaatattataaagttaaaatattgttagattataattttttaatataattttttttgggatttgaaaaagttgaattgttttttgtgttttgtttggaagtttgagaaagttgtaatgattagataaaaaagctaaaaagttgaaaatttgaaattgaaaagtatttgtgtttgaatagtatttggatgttgagatgagatgagatgggatgagatgggttgagaccatCTGTAAAACCAAACGGGGCCCAAGTGTGGAGCTTGATGCATCCTGCACATTTTACTTTGTTATATTGGCCCTTGCATGGAGAATCATGTTCTCAAGGTTGCACCAGGGAATTGGTTCAAGTATACCGTCTATTCTATATGATCAAGTGGCATGATTGGGCTTagattattattacttttttcaattttccttaAATCATTGGCGTTTTGTTGCTTGGAAGTAAATTTTGAGGCAAGTTGAATCTGAGCTATCTGCAAGTTGTCGTTGAAAGAGAATGTTCACCTTGATATGTGttacattatataatttttcatcgCTTGTTATGGGACTCTATCCATCAGCACTGGTTTAATTTTGTATGTAATCCATAGGGGTTGGCTCAaagtaaaggccttgggcttggggtatgctccccccaggtctaaggttcaaatccccttgggtgcaaacaatctctaggggccattgaGCTGGGggatttttcctttgaattacCAAAGGcgcacttgcggaaaactccttgccgagggtcTGTGCACTCTTGGGATTAGTCAGGACTCTGTTCCCGGACAc
Above is a genomic segment from Juglans microcarpa x Juglans regia isolate MS1-56 chromosome 1D, Jm3101_v1.0, whole genome shotgun sequence containing:
- the LOC121255415 gene encoding F-box protein SKIP16-like, yielding MDLEAVGDLALHIILSKLGAKYTAVTACVSKKLRSFASEDSLWFKFCSQDIDLNQPIDPLGNPTPSFKASYQIWREAFSMYPWLLVIRVKRCWGRLNNWLDINFPEAKATLRTGVSEADIQEFERILKVKLPLPTRILYRFCDGQEFTSRSMVSAHGSSLGLIGGYSFYHHIINVYLLPLNEVISNTKVILRHPSFSSRSKYIVVAASSTYVEKFFFLNCTTGQLHVGTENLPIDGEMLPCVPNALINSVHDFNDDQQQDAMLLWLEEHGRRLENGVIKLHEEGGIRSISLFPEEPPFCSTAVTNGVKVRASAVFIPELTDLQIDHQNYAFSYSIRMSLLPEGCIIHGVPFSSCQLHRRHWIIRANDHIVSDVNAEAVIGKFPLLLPGAKEFVYESCAPLPTSSGSIEGSFTFVPGRLTDPKGAPFEAEVARVPLQLPDYIF